A genomic stretch from Physeter macrocephalus isolate SW-GA chromosome 12, ASM283717v5, whole genome shotgun sequence includes:
- the CRIPT gene encoding cysteine-rich PDZ-binding protein, whose amino-acid sequence MVCEKCEKKLGTVITPDTWKDGARNTTESGGRKLNENKALTSKKARFDPYGKNKFSTCRICKSSVHQPGSHYCQGCAYKKGICAMCGKKVLDTKNYKQTSV is encoded by the exons ATGGTGTGCGAGAAAT GTGAAAAGAAACTTGGTACTGTTATCACTCCAGATACATGGAAAGATGGTGCAAGGAATACCACag AAAGTGGTGGAAGAaagctgaatgaaaataaagcttTGACCTCAAAAAAAGCAAG attTGATCCATATGGAAAGAATAAGTTCTCCACTTGCAGAATTTGTAAAAGTTCTGTGCACCAGCCAGGTTCTCATTACTGCCAGGGCTGTGCCTACAAAAAGG gcaTCTGTGCTATGTGTGGAAAAAAGGTTTTGGATACCAAAAACTACAAGCAAACGTCTGTCTAG